One Miscanthus floridulus cultivar M001 chromosome 11, ASM1932011v1, whole genome shotgun sequence DNA window includes the following coding sequences:
- the LOC136491494 gene encoding uncharacterized protein isoform X3, with the protein MASEGNKDVPNEALSVDQSLISGVKRKRGRPRKYEYPVYELPQKVQPIQSAPPLVHCTQDGSSMASHTLGGSAHGNWSGQPRNPANASLQGNSGKDDFLGKHFVGKLTKKVPGFSLITVKVKDNQVLKGWVPDEINLRPITPKDDLAPELPMLRPSQVRKRASAIHMQPALLVPMHLEDVTLAKPLQMRRPVEKTIAKHAVPLAPRPYIGSGVVAAVPISVAPSNPETRTLARQDAELVIPQSSVAAVPIKSVRPVSVPCKPLQNEFTGKKSVDEVQKDSEPPNVTKESPVKAEKPNIALVDVVVKDSPGERQQLNDQVTDVVRESSGQTQNVDVTMSDEIKIASGARDQPNSANSEQQSSKEPSDITEQSEQLKTETDVEKGVDASKSDASVPDDIQPAHRRG; encoded by the exons ATGGCATCAGAAGGGAACAAAGATGTACCTAATGAAGCTTTGTCCGTGGATCAATCATTGATTTCTGGTGTGAAGCGCAAGCGTGGCCGCCCAAGGAAATATGAATATCCTGTATATGAACTACCACAGAAGGTACAGCCCATCCAGAGCGCCCCACCTCTTGTTCACTGCACACAAGATGGCTCAAGTATGGCCAGCCATACATTAGGTGGCAGTGCTCATGGTAATTGGTCCGGTCAACCTAGGAATCCGGCTAATGCTTCTCTTCAAGGTAATTCTGGCAAGGATGACTTTCTTGGCAAGCATTTTGTTGGCAAGCTAACCAAGAAAGTTCCTGGGTTTTCCCTCATTACGGTAAAAGTGAAGGACAATCAGGTGCTCAAAGGTTGGGTTCCAGATGAAATTAATCTCCGTCCAATAACACCTAAGGATGACCTTGCCCCAGAGCTACCCATGCTTCGACCGAGTCAAGTTCGAAAGCGAGCATCAGCAATCCATATGCAACCTGCTCTTCTTGTGCCAATGCACTTGGAGGATGTTACACTTGCAAAGCCTCTGCAGATGAGAAGACCTGTTGAGAAAACTATTGCTAAGCATGCTGTGCCTCTTGCTCCTAGGCCTTACATTGGTTCTGGTGTTGTTGCAGCAGTACCTATATCAGTTGCTCCCAGTAATCCTGAAACAAGAACTTTGGCCAGGCAGGATGCTGAACTTGTAATCCCACAATCATCAGTTGCTGCGGTGCCAATTAAATCTGTTCGTCCTGTCTCGGTACCATGCAAGCCTCTGCAAAATGAGTTTACTGGAAAGAAGTCTGTTGACGAGGTTCAGAAAGATTCAGAACCTCCAAATGTAACCAAGGAATCACCAG TGAAAGCTGAAAAACCAAACATTGCTCTTGTGGATGTAGTGGTCAAGGATTCTCCAG GGGAAAGGCAACAGCTTAATGATCAAGTAACAGATGTGGTTAGGGAATCTTCTG GTCAAACTCAGAATGTTGATGTGACAATGTCTGATGAGATCAAAATAGCATCAG GCGCCAGAGATCAGCCAAATTCTGCAAATAGTGAACAGCAGAGTTCTAAGGAACCATCAG ACATCACAGAACAATCTGAGCAGCTGAAGACAGAGACCGATGTCGAGAAAGGAGTTGATGCCTCAAAGTCAGATGCCTCAG TTCCAGATGACATTCAGCCTgcgcacaggcgagggtaa
- the LOC136491494 gene encoding uncharacterized protein isoform X5 — MASEGNKDVPNEALSVDQSLISGVKRKRGRPRKYEYPVYELPQKVQPIQSAPPLVHCTQDGSSMASHTLGGSAHGNWSGQPRNPANASLQGNSGKDDFLGKHFVGKLTKKVPGFSLITVKVKDNQVLKGWVPDEINLRPITPKDDLAPELPMLRPSQVRKRASAIHMQPALLVPMHLEDVTLAKPLQMRRPVEKTIAKHAVPLAPRPYIGSGVVAAVPISVAPSNPETRTLARQDAELVIPQSSVAAVPIKSVRPVSVPCKPLQNEFTGKKSVDEVQKDSEPPNVTKESPVKAEKPNIALVDVVVKDSPGERQQLNDQVTDVVRESSGQTQNVDVTMSDEIKIASGARDQPNSANSEQQSSKEPSEQSEQLKTETDVEKGVDASKSDASVPDDIQPAHRRG, encoded by the exons ATGGCATCAGAAGGGAACAAAGATGTACCTAATGAAGCTTTGTCCGTGGATCAATCATTGATTTCTGGTGTGAAGCGCAAGCGTGGCCGCCCAAGGAAATATGAATATCCTGTATATGAACTACCACAGAAGGTACAGCCCATCCAGAGCGCCCCACCTCTTGTTCACTGCACACAAGATGGCTCAAGTATGGCCAGCCATACATTAGGTGGCAGTGCTCATGGTAATTGGTCCGGTCAACCTAGGAATCCGGCTAATGCTTCTCTTCAAGGTAATTCTGGCAAGGATGACTTTCTTGGCAAGCATTTTGTTGGCAAGCTAACCAAGAAAGTTCCTGGGTTTTCCCTCATTACGGTAAAAGTGAAGGACAATCAGGTGCTCAAAGGTTGGGTTCCAGATGAAATTAATCTCCGTCCAATAACACCTAAGGATGACCTTGCCCCAGAGCTACCCATGCTTCGACCGAGTCAAGTTCGAAAGCGAGCATCAGCAATCCATATGCAACCTGCTCTTCTTGTGCCAATGCACTTGGAGGATGTTACACTTGCAAAGCCTCTGCAGATGAGAAGACCTGTTGAGAAAACTATTGCTAAGCATGCTGTGCCTCTTGCTCCTAGGCCTTACATTGGTTCTGGTGTTGTTGCAGCAGTACCTATATCAGTTGCTCCCAGTAATCCTGAAACAAGAACTTTGGCCAGGCAGGATGCTGAACTTGTAATCCCACAATCATCAGTTGCTGCGGTGCCAATTAAATCTGTTCGTCCTGTCTCGGTACCATGCAAGCCTCTGCAAAATGAGTTTACTGGAAAGAAGTCTGTTGACGAGGTTCAGAAAGATTCAGAACCTCCAAATGTAACCAAGGAATCACCAG TGAAAGCTGAAAAACCAAACATTGCTCTTGTGGATGTAGTGGTCAAGGATTCTCCAG GGGAAAGGCAACAGCTTAATGATCAAGTAACAGATGTGGTTAGGGAATCTTCTG GTCAAACTCAGAATGTTGATGTGACAATGTCTGATGAGATCAAAATAGCATCAG GCGCCAGAGATCAGCCAAATTCTGCAAATAGTGAACAGCAGAGTTCTAAGGAACCATCAG AACAATCTGAGCAGCTGAAGACAGAGACCGATGTCGAGAAAGGAGTTGATGCCTCAAAGTCAGATGCCTCAG TTCCAGATGACATTCAGCCTgcgcacaggcgagggtaa
- the LOC136491494 gene encoding uncharacterized protein isoform X6, with translation MASEGNKDVPNEALSVDQSLISGVKRKRGRPRKYEYPVYELPQKVQPIQSAPPLVHCTQDGSSMASHTLGGSAHGNWSGQPRNPANASLQGNSGKDDFLGKHFVGKLTKKVPGFSLITVKVKDNQVLKGWVPDEINLRPITPKDDLAPELPMLRPSQVRKRASAIHMQPALLVPMHLEDVTLAKPLQMRRPVEKTIAKHAVPLAPRPYIGSGVVAAVPISVAPSNPETRTLARQDAELVIPQSSVAAVPIKSVRPVSVPCKPLQNEFTGKKSVDEVQKDSEPPNVTKESPVKAEKPNIALVDVVVKDSPGERQQLNDQVTDVVRESSGQTQNVDVTMSDEIKIASGARDQPNSANSEQQSSKEPSEQSEQLKTETDVEKGVDASKSDASDDIQPAHRRG, from the exons ATGGCATCAGAAGGGAACAAAGATGTACCTAATGAAGCTTTGTCCGTGGATCAATCATTGATTTCTGGTGTGAAGCGCAAGCGTGGCCGCCCAAGGAAATATGAATATCCTGTATATGAACTACCACAGAAGGTACAGCCCATCCAGAGCGCCCCACCTCTTGTTCACTGCACACAAGATGGCTCAAGTATGGCCAGCCATACATTAGGTGGCAGTGCTCATGGTAATTGGTCCGGTCAACCTAGGAATCCGGCTAATGCTTCTCTTCAAGGTAATTCTGGCAAGGATGACTTTCTTGGCAAGCATTTTGTTGGCAAGCTAACCAAGAAAGTTCCTGGGTTTTCCCTCATTACGGTAAAAGTGAAGGACAATCAGGTGCTCAAAGGTTGGGTTCCAGATGAAATTAATCTCCGTCCAATAACACCTAAGGATGACCTTGCCCCAGAGCTACCCATGCTTCGACCGAGTCAAGTTCGAAAGCGAGCATCAGCAATCCATATGCAACCTGCTCTTCTTGTGCCAATGCACTTGGAGGATGTTACACTTGCAAAGCCTCTGCAGATGAGAAGACCTGTTGAGAAAACTATTGCTAAGCATGCTGTGCCTCTTGCTCCTAGGCCTTACATTGGTTCTGGTGTTGTTGCAGCAGTACCTATATCAGTTGCTCCCAGTAATCCTGAAACAAGAACTTTGGCCAGGCAGGATGCTGAACTTGTAATCCCACAATCATCAGTTGCTGCGGTGCCAATTAAATCTGTTCGTCCTGTCTCGGTACCATGCAAGCCTCTGCAAAATGAGTTTACTGGAAAGAAGTCTGTTGACGAGGTTCAGAAAGATTCAGAACCTCCAAATGTAACCAAGGAATCACCAG TGAAAGCTGAAAAACCAAACATTGCTCTTGTGGATGTAGTGGTCAAGGATTCTCCAG GGGAAAGGCAACAGCTTAATGATCAAGTAACAGATGTGGTTAGGGAATCTTCTG GTCAAACTCAGAATGTTGATGTGACAATGTCTGATGAGATCAAAATAGCATCAG GCGCCAGAGATCAGCCAAATTCTGCAAATAGTGAACAGCAGAGTTCTAAGGAACCATCAG AACAATCTGAGCAGCTGAAGACAGAGACCGATGTCGAGAAAGGAGTTGATGCCTCAAAGTCAGATGCCTCAG ATGACATTCAGCCTgcgcacaggcgagggtaa
- the LOC136491494 gene encoding uncharacterized protein isoform X4, whose amino-acid sequence MASEGNKDVPNEALSVDQSLISGVKRKRGRPRKYEYPVYELPQKVQPIQSAPPLVHCTQDGSSMASHTLGGSAHGNWSGQPRNPANASLQGNSGKDDFLGKHFVGKLTKKVPGFSLITVKVKDNQVLKGWVPDEINLRPITPKDDLAPELPMLRPSQVRKRASAIHMQPALLVPMHLEDVTLAKPLQMRRPVEKTIAKHAVPLAPRPYIGSGVVAAVPISVAPSNPETRTLARQDAELVIPQSSVAAVPIKSVRPVSVPCKPLQNEFTGKKSVDEVQKDSEPPNVTKESPVKAEKPNIALVDVVVKDSPGERQQLNDQVTDVVRESSGQTQNVDVTMSDEIKIASGARDQPNSANSEQQSSKEPSDITEQSEQLKTETDVEKGVDASKSDASDDIQPAHRRG is encoded by the exons ATGGCATCAGAAGGGAACAAAGATGTACCTAATGAAGCTTTGTCCGTGGATCAATCATTGATTTCTGGTGTGAAGCGCAAGCGTGGCCGCCCAAGGAAATATGAATATCCTGTATATGAACTACCACAGAAGGTACAGCCCATCCAGAGCGCCCCACCTCTTGTTCACTGCACACAAGATGGCTCAAGTATGGCCAGCCATACATTAGGTGGCAGTGCTCATGGTAATTGGTCCGGTCAACCTAGGAATCCGGCTAATGCTTCTCTTCAAGGTAATTCTGGCAAGGATGACTTTCTTGGCAAGCATTTTGTTGGCAAGCTAACCAAGAAAGTTCCTGGGTTTTCCCTCATTACGGTAAAAGTGAAGGACAATCAGGTGCTCAAAGGTTGGGTTCCAGATGAAATTAATCTCCGTCCAATAACACCTAAGGATGACCTTGCCCCAGAGCTACCCATGCTTCGACCGAGTCAAGTTCGAAAGCGAGCATCAGCAATCCATATGCAACCTGCTCTTCTTGTGCCAATGCACTTGGAGGATGTTACACTTGCAAAGCCTCTGCAGATGAGAAGACCTGTTGAGAAAACTATTGCTAAGCATGCTGTGCCTCTTGCTCCTAGGCCTTACATTGGTTCTGGTGTTGTTGCAGCAGTACCTATATCAGTTGCTCCCAGTAATCCTGAAACAAGAACTTTGGCCAGGCAGGATGCTGAACTTGTAATCCCACAATCATCAGTTGCTGCGGTGCCAATTAAATCTGTTCGTCCTGTCTCGGTACCATGCAAGCCTCTGCAAAATGAGTTTACTGGAAAGAAGTCTGTTGACGAGGTTCAGAAAGATTCAGAACCTCCAAATGTAACCAAGGAATCACCAG TGAAAGCTGAAAAACCAAACATTGCTCTTGTGGATGTAGTGGTCAAGGATTCTCCAG GGGAAAGGCAACAGCTTAATGATCAAGTAACAGATGTGGTTAGGGAATCTTCTG GTCAAACTCAGAATGTTGATGTGACAATGTCTGATGAGATCAAAATAGCATCAG GCGCCAGAGATCAGCCAAATTCTGCAAATAGTGAACAGCAGAGTTCTAAGGAACCATCAG ACATCACAGAACAATCTGAGCAGCTGAAGACAGAGACCGATGTCGAGAAAGGAGTTGATGCCTCAAAGTCAGATGCCTCAG ATGACATTCAGCCTgcgcacaggcgagggtaa
- the LOC136491494 gene encoding uncharacterized protein isoform X2, giving the protein MASEGNKDVPNEALSVDQSLISGVKRKRGRPRKYEYPVYELPQKVQPIQSAPPLVHCTQDGSSMASHTLGGSAHGNWSGQPRNPANASLQGNSGKDDFLGKHFVGKLTKKVPGFSLITVKVKDNQVLKGWVPDEINLRPITPKDDLAPELPMLRPSQVRKRASAIHMQPALLVPMHLEDVTLAKPLQMRRPVEKTIAKHAVPLAPRPYIGSGVVAAVPISVAPSNPETRTLARQDAELVIPQSSVAAVPIKSVRPVSVPCKPLQNEFTGKKSVDEVQKDSEPPNVTKESPVKAEKPNIALVDVVVKDSPGERQQLNDQVTDVVRESSGQTQNVDVTMSDEIKIASGARDQPNSANSEQQSSKEPSEQSEQLKTETDVEKGVDASKSDASGIWKPDAIQENLPLSVICPSRLLLISPKKYFQQILPPYFVPKFTILFSCVVALLLLPLLSGKEDSYKMTSHIMVQGKPSNRRGLSWPFKLQS; this is encoded by the exons ATGGCATCAGAAGGGAACAAAGATGTACCTAATGAAGCTTTGTCCGTGGATCAATCATTGATTTCTGGTGTGAAGCGCAAGCGTGGCCGCCCAAGGAAATATGAATATCCTGTATATGAACTACCACAGAAGGTACAGCCCATCCAGAGCGCCCCACCTCTTGTTCACTGCACACAAGATGGCTCAAGTATGGCCAGCCATACATTAGGTGGCAGTGCTCATGGTAATTGGTCCGGTCAACCTAGGAATCCGGCTAATGCTTCTCTTCAAGGTAATTCTGGCAAGGATGACTTTCTTGGCAAGCATTTTGTTGGCAAGCTAACCAAGAAAGTTCCTGGGTTTTCCCTCATTACGGTAAAAGTGAAGGACAATCAGGTGCTCAAAGGTTGGGTTCCAGATGAAATTAATCTCCGTCCAATAACACCTAAGGATGACCTTGCCCCAGAGCTACCCATGCTTCGACCGAGTCAAGTTCGAAAGCGAGCATCAGCAATCCATATGCAACCTGCTCTTCTTGTGCCAATGCACTTGGAGGATGTTACACTTGCAAAGCCTCTGCAGATGAGAAGACCTGTTGAGAAAACTATTGCTAAGCATGCTGTGCCTCTTGCTCCTAGGCCTTACATTGGTTCTGGTGTTGTTGCAGCAGTACCTATATCAGTTGCTCCCAGTAATCCTGAAACAAGAACTTTGGCCAGGCAGGATGCTGAACTTGTAATCCCACAATCATCAGTTGCTGCGGTGCCAATTAAATCTGTTCGTCCTGTCTCGGTACCATGCAAGCCTCTGCAAAATGAGTTTACTGGAAAGAAGTCTGTTGACGAGGTTCAGAAAGATTCAGAACCTCCAAATGTAACCAAGGAATCACCAG TGAAAGCTGAAAAACCAAACATTGCTCTTGTGGATGTAGTGGTCAAGGATTCTCCAG GGGAAAGGCAACAGCTTAATGATCAAGTAACAGATGTGGTTAGGGAATCTTCTG GTCAAACTCAGAATGTTGATGTGACAATGTCTGATGAGATCAAAATAGCATCAG GCGCCAGAGATCAGCCAAATTCTGCAAATAGTGAACAGCAGAGTTCTAAGGAACCATCAG AACAATCTGAGCAGCTGAAGACAGAGACCGATGTCGAGAAAGGAGTTGATGCCTCAAAGTCAGATGCCTCAG GCATATGGAAACCTGATGCTATACAGGAAAATTTGCCCTTGTCTGTAATATGCCCCTCTCGTCTGTTGTTAATTTCCCCAAAAAAGTATTTTCAACAGATTCTGCCCCCGTATTTTGTACCTAAATTTACTATCCTTTTTAGTTGTGTCGTTGCCTTGCTGCTCTTGCCCCTGCTGTCCGGAAAAGAAGACTCATATAAGATGACGAGCCATATCATGGTCCAAGGAAAGCCTTCCAACAGAAGAGGTTTATCATGGCCGTTCAAACTGCAAAGCTAA
- the LOC136491494 gene encoding uncharacterized protein isoform X1 — MASEGNKDVPNEALSVDQSLISGVKRKRGRPRKYEYPVYELPQKVQPIQSAPPLVHCTQDGSSMASHTLGGSAHGNWSGQPRNPANASLQGNSGKDDFLGKHFVGKLTKKVPGFSLITVKVKDNQVLKGWVPDEINLRPITPKDDLAPELPMLRPSQVRKRASAIHMQPALLVPMHLEDVTLAKPLQMRRPVEKTIAKHAVPLAPRPYIGSGVVAAVPISVAPSNPETRTLARQDAELVIPQSSVAAVPIKSVRPVSVPCKPLQNEFTGKKSVDEVQKDSEPPNVTKESPVKAEKPNIALVDVVVKDSPGERQQLNDQVTDVVRESSGQTQNVDVTMSDEIKIASGARDQPNSANSEQQSSKEPSDITEQSEQLKTETDVEKGVDASKSDASGIWKPDAIQENLPLSVICPSRLLLISPKKYFQQILPPYFVPKFTILFSCVVALLLLPLLSGKEDSYKMTSHIMVQGKPSNRRGLSWPFKLQS; from the exons ATGGCATCAGAAGGGAACAAAGATGTACCTAATGAAGCTTTGTCCGTGGATCAATCATTGATTTCTGGTGTGAAGCGCAAGCGTGGCCGCCCAAGGAAATATGAATATCCTGTATATGAACTACCACAGAAGGTACAGCCCATCCAGAGCGCCCCACCTCTTGTTCACTGCACACAAGATGGCTCAAGTATGGCCAGCCATACATTAGGTGGCAGTGCTCATGGTAATTGGTCCGGTCAACCTAGGAATCCGGCTAATGCTTCTCTTCAAGGTAATTCTGGCAAGGATGACTTTCTTGGCAAGCATTTTGTTGGCAAGCTAACCAAGAAAGTTCCTGGGTTTTCCCTCATTACGGTAAAAGTGAAGGACAATCAGGTGCTCAAAGGTTGGGTTCCAGATGAAATTAATCTCCGTCCAATAACACCTAAGGATGACCTTGCCCCAGAGCTACCCATGCTTCGACCGAGTCAAGTTCGAAAGCGAGCATCAGCAATCCATATGCAACCTGCTCTTCTTGTGCCAATGCACTTGGAGGATGTTACACTTGCAAAGCCTCTGCAGATGAGAAGACCTGTTGAGAAAACTATTGCTAAGCATGCTGTGCCTCTTGCTCCTAGGCCTTACATTGGTTCTGGTGTTGTTGCAGCAGTACCTATATCAGTTGCTCCCAGTAATCCTGAAACAAGAACTTTGGCCAGGCAGGATGCTGAACTTGTAATCCCACAATCATCAGTTGCTGCGGTGCCAATTAAATCTGTTCGTCCTGTCTCGGTACCATGCAAGCCTCTGCAAAATGAGTTTACTGGAAAGAAGTCTGTTGACGAGGTTCAGAAAGATTCAGAACCTCCAAATGTAACCAAGGAATCACCAG TGAAAGCTGAAAAACCAAACATTGCTCTTGTGGATGTAGTGGTCAAGGATTCTCCAG GGGAAAGGCAACAGCTTAATGATCAAGTAACAGATGTGGTTAGGGAATCTTCTG GTCAAACTCAGAATGTTGATGTGACAATGTCTGATGAGATCAAAATAGCATCAG GCGCCAGAGATCAGCCAAATTCTGCAAATAGTGAACAGCAGAGTTCTAAGGAACCATCAG ACATCACAGAACAATCTGAGCAGCTGAAGACAGAGACCGATGTCGAGAAAGGAGTTGATGCCTCAAAGTCAGATGCCTCAG GCATATGGAAACCTGATGCTATACAGGAAAATTTGCCCTTGTCTGTAATATGCCCCTCTCGTCTGTTGTTAATTTCCCCAAAAAAGTATTTTCAACAGATTCTGCCCCCGTATTTTGTACCTAAATTTACTATCCTTTTTAGTTGTGTCGTTGCCTTGCTGCTCTTGCCCCTGCTGTCCGGAAAAGAAGACTCATATAAGATGACGAGCCATATCATGGTCCAAGGAAAGCCTTCCAACAGAAGAGGTTTATCATGGCCGTTCAAACTGCAAAGCTAA